Proteins found in one Oncorhynchus gorbuscha isolate QuinsamMale2020 ecotype Even-year linkage group LG15, OgorEven_v1.0, whole genome shotgun sequence genomic segment:
- the LOC123997495 gene encoding protein cornichon homolog 4-like isoform X2: MEAAVFILSLVDCCALIFLAVYFVITLSDLECDYINARACCSKLNRWVVPELVGQALATVLMLVSLHWFVFLLNLPVATWNMYRVWKVPMGNMGVFDPTEIHNRGQLKSHMKESMIKLGFHLLCFFIYLYSMILALIND; encoded by the exons ATGGAGGCGGCTGTGTTCATTCTATCGCTGGTCGACTGCTGTGCTTTGATTTTTCTGGCGGTGTACTTC GTAATTACCCTCTCCGATCTAGAATGTGACTACATCAATGCACGAGCCTGCTGTTCGAAGTTAAACAGA TGGGTTGTACCAGAGCTGGTAGGCCAGGCCCTGGCAACAGTGCTGATGCTTGTCTCCCTGCACTGGTTTGTCTTCCTACTCAACCTGCCTGTGGCCACCTGGAACATGTACAG AGTTTGGAAGGTGCCCATGGGAAACATGGGGGTGTTTGACCCCACTGAAATCCACAACCGGGGACAACTAAAGTCTCACATGAAAGAGTCCATGATCAAACTCGGCTTCCACCTGCTCTGCTTCTTCATCTACCTGTACAG CATGATCCTGGCACTGATCAACGATTGA
- the LOC123997495 gene encoding protein cornichon homolog 4-like isoform X1, which yields MAEHPANKARYPTLLPTPQSREAACGQNECNHFYKDKRLLPGQPGELNRTPSIGFFFFFTQQGVTLINCTWVVPELVGQALATVLMLVSLHWFVFLLNLPVATWNMYRVWKVPMGNMGVFDPTEIHNRGQLKSHMKESMIKLGFHLLCFFIYLYSMILALIND from the exons ATGGCAGAGCACCCAGCTAATAAAGCGAGATATCCCACCTTGTTACCCACTCCACAAAGCCGGGAGGCAGCCTGTGGTCAAAACGAGTGCAATCATTTTTACAAGGATAAACGCCTCCTACCGGGTCAACCGGGTGAGCTAAATCGAACTCCCTccattggatttttttttttttttacacagcaGGGTGTAACTTTGATAAACTGTACA TGGGTTGTACCAGAGCTGGTAGGCCAGGCCCTGGCAACAGTGCTGATGCTTGTCTCCCTGCACTGGTTTGTCTTCCTACTCAACCTGCCTGTGGCCACCTGGAACATGTACAG AGTTTGGAAGGTGCCCATGGGAAACATGGGGGTGTTTGACCCCACTGAAATCCACAACCGGGGACAACTAAAGTCTCACATGAAAGAGTCCATGATCAAACTCGGCTTCCACCTGCTCTGCTTCTTCATCTACCTGTACAG CATGATCCTGGCACTGATCAACGATTGA
- the LOC123997495 gene encoding protein cornichon homolog 4-like isoform X3: MEQQLKDKWVVPELVGQALATVLMLVSLHWFVFLLNLPVATWNMYRVWKVPMGNMGVFDPTEIHNRGQLKSHMKESMIKLGFHLLCFFIYLYSMILALIND, from the exons ATGGAACAACAGTTGAAAGACAAG TGGGTTGTACCAGAGCTGGTAGGCCAGGCCCTGGCAACAGTGCTGATGCTTGTCTCCCTGCACTGGTTTGTCTTCCTACTCAACCTGCCTGTGGCCACCTGGAACATGTACAG AGTTTGGAAGGTGCCCATGGGAAACATGGGGGTGTTTGACCCCACTGAAATCCACAACCGGGGACAACTAAAGTCTCACATGAAAGAGTCCATGATCAAACTCGGCTTCCACCTGCTCTGCTTCTTCATCTACCTGTACAG CATGATCCTGGCACTGATCAACGATTGA
- the LOC123997495 gene encoding protein cornichon homolog 4-like isoform X4 translates to MLVSLHWFVFLLNLPVATWNMYRVWKVPMGNMGVFDPTEIHNRGQLKSHMKESMIKLGFHLLCFFIYLYSMILALIND, encoded by the exons ATGCTTGTCTCCCTGCACTGGTTTGTCTTCCTACTCAACCTGCCTGTGGCCACCTGGAACATGTACAG AGTTTGGAAGGTGCCCATGGGAAACATGGGGGTGTTTGACCCCACTGAAATCCACAACCGGGGACAACTAAAGTCTCACATGAAAGAGTCCATGATCAAACTCGGCTTCCACCTGCTCTGCTTCTTCATCTACCTGTACAG CATGATCCTGGCACTGATCAACGATTGA